The DNA region CACCACGAACACGGCGACGCCCGTCAGCTTGAGGGCACGCAGACGCCGGTTGTCCTGCCGGGAGAGTTCCCGGTCCACACGGAGCTGTTCGCGGTCGGTCCCGTCGTCTTCCACACGCTTCTCCTGACTCCCGGGCGCGTGACTGATGGTGTGTGGCTGTCGGTGCCGACTGCCGGTGCGTGACTTCCGGCGCGGCGGCATGCCGGGTCCCCTCGGAGCGTGGCGTTCACACGCGGTGGCGGGCCGTACGGCCGGGCTTCCGGGTGAGGGAGAGGGGCCGTCAGCGGTACGGAGCCAGGGCGGGTACCGGTCCGTCAGGGGCGGTGGAAGGGGTGCGGCGGCGGGCCCGGGAGGTGCCGGTCGTGCCTTCGCAACGCCGTGCTTTAGTGGCCCCATGGCTGACAAAACCACACAGGCCTCCGGCATGGCCGCCCCGCCCGCGGCGCTGCTCGCCGCTCCCGGATATCAGGTCCGCCGTCTCTACCAGGCGTATCTCGCGGCATGGGTACGCAGCGTCGACCCGACGCTGACCGGCCCGCAGTTCGCGGTGCTCACCGCCGTGGACGCCGCTCCGGGCCACGACCAGAGCGCCATGGCCTCGGCGGTGGCGCTGGACACGTCGACGATGGCCGATGTCGCACGGCGCCTGGAGAAGCGCGGGCTGATAGTCCGCCGTACCGCCGCCGACGACGGCCGCCGCAAGCTTCTCTATCTCACGGACGAGGGCGAGCGCGCCCTGCGGGAGGCCGAGGACCGTGTGCGGGCCCTGGACGAGCGGCTGCTGAAGCACTACGCGCCGGGCGCGGAACGCAGCCGTCTGATGCGGGAGTTGACGGGGCTGGCGGACCACTGGGAGACGCTGTCCGGGGACACCTGATCCCGGGTCGCAGCGGCAGGGGCCTGTACGGGGGGCGTCCGGAAGCGACCGTGCGAGGGCCTTGCCACGGGCGGACAGTACGTATCCGGATCGACTGTGTGGTTCAACTCAGCCTGCGGAACAGGAACAGGAACAGGAACAGGAACAGGAATCGGAGTCGGCGCCGCGATCGAGACCGGAACGGGAACCGGAACCAGCCCGGCGGGCGGCCGGTCAGCCCTCTTCGGCGGAGGTCTCAGGGGGCTTGCGGCGGGACTGCCCCAGCATGCCGATCGCGATTCCGAGGGGCAGCCCGAACGCGATACCGATGGCGATGTCGTCGAACATGAGCGCCCCGATCACCGAACCGATCACGATGCCGATGACGATGCCCGTCGTGGAGTTGCCGCCGCTCGCCGGAGCGCTCTCCCCGTCCTTGTCAGCCATCCGGTCATTGTGCATGAACATGCCGCTGCGGAGGCCGTCTTGGACCCCGCGAACCGGGCCCCCTCCCGGCCTGGCAGTAGCCGGACCCTAGGGGCACCCCTCAGATCGCCCCGATTCCGCCCGTGGTGCGTTGATCGCCGCCCAGGCCGCTGCCAGCGTCGCCTACGACGTGTACGAGTCGGACGCGATGGGCGGCCGGCGTCAGAAGGGTGGTGGACGGTGCCCGATGAGCCCGGCGTGTGGGAGGTACGGCTGGGGCTGTACGCCACGCAGCAGCAGGCGGAGGAGATCAAGGAGCGGATCACCGGGCTTGTCTGTCCGGACCCCGGCCGCGCTCCGCCGTGCCCGGTGCCCTGGTCCGTATCGCTGCTCCCGCTCTCGGGAGCGGGCGCGGAGGAGGGCGCCTACCGGGAGCTGGTCGAGCAGGCGCGGATCGAGCAGTGCGCGGAACCGGCGCGGATCGAGCAGCGCGCGGAATGGGCGCGGACCGAGCAGCGCGCGGAACCGGCGCGGACCGAGCAGTGCGCGGAATCGGCGCAGCAGGAGCACGGCGAGGAATCGGCGCAGAAAGATCAAGGTGCGGGCGGCACTTGACGAGCGGCCCGAGGGCGACGCGTGACGAGAGAAAGAGGGCGAGCGGAAAGCAGCGGCCCCGCCCGGCCACGTCCGGCGCGGCTCGCCAGAGGCCGCCAACTGCCCCTCCCCGCCCCGGCGTTGAGCGCCCCCGGCACGAGGGCCGCCGCCTGGCAGGTGTCCGCTTCTCCCCTTATCGCATGGATCAAAGTGACATTTCGTCCCCACGTGCATCTTTCACTTTTTGAACTTTGAAACAGCGTCTTGCGTGGACCGTATGCCTGGGCAAGCATTCCATCCAGCGCTTGTCAGGGACACGGCGTTCCCCTCGTCGTGCGCTCCCGGCTGCGCCCAACGGGCCCACCACCCCAAGGGGCCCCCGTTCTCCTACTGGAGGAATCAGTGAGGATCACGCGCACCACCCCCCATCGCACCTTTGCGAGACGCGTGAGGCTGATCGCAGTGACATCCGGCTTCGCGGTCGCCGCGGCGCTCGCCCTCCCGGCGAGCGGTGCCTCCGCTGCCGAGCCGGCCCCCACCGAGTTCAGCTCCGCCGCGCTCAGCGACGCGAGCAAGGCTCTGCGCACCGCTCACATCGGCGGCGTCGCCTGGTACACCGACAAGAAGGCCGACAAGGTCGTCGTGACGGTGGACAGCACGGTCTCCAAGGCCGACCTCGCCAAGGTCAAGAAGGAAGCCGGCGTCAACGCCGGTGCCTACGAGATCAAGCGCACCCCCGGCAAGTTCACCAAGCTCATAGCCGGAGGCGAGGCCATCACCACGGGCGGCGCCCGCTGCTCTCTCGGCTTCAACGTGCAGGACGGAAACGGCACCAAGTACGCCCTGACGGCCGGTCACTGCACCAACATCGGCAGCACCTGGTCGATCGGCACTACGGCCGGCAGCAGCTTCCCCGGCAACGACTACGGCATCATCCGCCACTCCGACCCGAACGCCGCCGACGGCAGGGTCTACCTCTACAACGGCTCGTACCAGGAGATCACCGGCGCCGGAAACGCCTCCGTCGGCCAGTCCGTGCAGCGCAGCGGCAGCACGACGGGCGTGCACGGCGGCACCGTCACCGGCCTGAACGCGACCGTCGACTACGGCCCCGACGGCATCGTCTCCGGTCTCATCCAGACCAACGTCTGCGCCGAGCCCGGCGACAGCGGCGGTTCGCTCTTCGCGGGCAGCACCGCCCTCGGTATGACCTCCGGCGGCAGCGGCAACTGCTCGTCCGGCGGTACGACGTTCTTCCAGCCGGTCACCGAGGCACTGAGCGCGTACGGAGTGAGCATCATCTGACGCCTCTCACCACGGCACGACCGGGGCACGTCCCCCGATGAACGCGGCGCCGGCCCGTGCATCCCGCCAAGGGTGCGCGGGCCGGCGTCATGCGTACGGGCGGCCGTGCCACGCCTGTGGTCATGCCACGCCTGTGCGGCGGCTCATTGACCGACTTATTGCCCGGCCGCGGCGTTTCCGGCCGAGCCACGCGGTGACCTGGGGGCTGGGATCGATCCGTGTGAAAGGGGCTTCGGGGTGGGCACGCCGTACGCAGGAGCGCACCGGCCAGGACGCCGGGCGCGGCGGCGGACCGCTGGACGTGGCCGCCCTTGAGAAGGCGCTCCGCGCACGCGTCGACGCCGAGGTGCGCTTCGACGCGGGCAGCCGTGGCGCCTACGCGACGGACGGCTCGAACTACCGTCAGGTGCCGATCGGCGTGGTCGTGCCGCGCAGCGTGGACGCGGGGGCCGGAACCGTCGCCGTGTGCGCCGAGTTCGGCGCCCCCCTGCTCTCCCGCGGCGGCGGCACCAGCCTCGCCGGGCAGTGCACCAACACCGCCGTCGTGGTCGACTGGACGAAGTACTGCCACGGGCTCGTCTCCGTCGACGCCGAACGCCGTACGTGCGTAGTGGAACCCGGCATCGTGCTGGACGAGCTGAACGCCCGGCTGAGGCCCTACGGGCTGAAGTTCGGCCCGGCGCCGTCCACCCACAGCCACTGCTCGCTCGGCGGGATGATCGGCAACAACTCCTGCGGCGCCTCGGCACAGGCGTACGGCAAGACCGCCGACAACGTCCGGCGACTGGAGATCCTCACCTACGACGGCCTGCGCTGCTGGGTGGGGCCGACCTCGCCCGTGGAGTACGAGGAGGCCGTGTCCGGCGGCGGGCGCCTTGCCGAGATCCACCGGGTCTGCGAAGGATCACCGACCGCGACATGGCCGAGGTGAGGCTGGGATTCCCCCGCATTCCGCGCAGGGTCTCCGGCTACAACCTCGACTCGCTGCTCCCCGAGAACGGCTTCGACCTCGCCAAGGCCCTCGTCGGCAGCGAGGGCACCCTCGTCACCGTGCTCCACGCCGAGCTGGACCTGGTGCCGGTGCCGAAGGCCGAGGCCACCCTGGTGCTCGGCTACGACGACATCTGCGCGGCGGCCGACGACGTGCCGGGTCTGCTGCGGCACTGCGCCCCGGCCCAACTGGAGGCTCTGGACGGGCGGATGGCGCGGCTCATGCGCGAGGAGGGCACGCACCTGGACTCCCTGCGCGAGTTCCCGGAGGGCGAGAGCTGGCTGCTGGTGCTGTTCGCGGGCGACAGCCCCGAGGACGCCGACGGTCAGGCCCGCCGGTTGCTCGACGCCGTGGGACGACGGCCCGGCGACCGCTCTGTGGCCTTCTCCGACGATCCGGCGCGCGAACAGCGCATGCTCAAGGCACGCGAGGCGGGCCTCGGGGTGACGGCCCGGCCTCCCGACGGCCGTGAGACCTGGGAGGGCTGGGAGGACTCGGCGGTGCCGCCGGAACGACTCGGGGACTATCTGCGTGAACTGAAGGGCCTGTTCGCGGAGTTCGACTACGGGCACCCCTCGCTCTACGGGCACTTCGGCCAGGGCTGTGTGCACACCCGCATCCCCTTCGACCTCAAGAGCG from Streptomyces marispadix includes:
- a CDS encoding MarR family winged helix-turn-helix transcriptional regulator, with the protein product MADKTTQASGMAAPPAALLAAPGYQVRRLYQAYLAAWVRSVDPTLTGPQFAVLTAVDAAPGHDQSAMASAVALDTSTMADVARRLEKRGLIVRRTAADDGRRKLLYLTDEGERALREAEDRVRALDERLLKHYAPGAERSRLMRELTGLADHWETLSGDT
- a CDS encoding S1 family peptidase gives rise to the protein MRITRTTPHRTFARRVRLIAVTSGFAVAAALALPASGASAAEPAPTEFSSAALSDASKALRTAHIGGVAWYTDKKADKVVVTVDSTVSKADLAKVKKEAGVNAGAYEIKRTPGKFTKLIAGGEAITTGGARCSLGFNVQDGNGTKYALTAGHCTNIGSTWSIGTTAGSSFPGNDYGIIRHSDPNAADGRVYLYNGSYQEITGAGNASVGQSVQRSGSTTGVHGGTVTGLNATVDYGPDGIVSGLIQTNVCAEPGDSGGSLFAGSTALGMTSGGSGNCSSGGTTFFQPVTEALSAYGVSII